The sequence TGGCCTGTTCTTTCTTTTGCATCATCCTCGACTACGTCTAAGCCTAGTGATGTAAATTTTTCTTTTAAAATACCTGAAATTTTTCCTTCATGTTTTGTTTCGGAATCGATTTGCACAAGTTCCAAAAACTCTTCGACCACTCTTGAATACACGTCATCACTCCATCGCTGCTTTACATTTCCTTTTTACTATAGCTGATTTGCTGATTGATTTCACGTTTTTCCCTCGCAAAGTTCAACGAGCACACCGCCTGTACTGCTCGGATGAATAAAAGCAACCTTCCGTCCGAAGCTTCCGATAAGCGGCAACTCACTCGTAAAACGGACGTGCTTCTCTTTCAACATTCCTATTGCCGCCTCTATATTAGCAACCGAAAAAGCAATGTGGTGAAAAGCTGGTCGATTGTTTTGTTTCGCGAGAAAGCGTTGCAACGATACGTTGCTAGGATGAGGTTCAATCAGTTCATACCCCACTCCCATCCCATTAATAAAAACAGCATTAATGAGGTGGTGTGGCAGCCTTTCTTCACGGCTGGCAGTCGCTTGAAGCGCTTGTTCAAACAAAGGGAGGCTGGTTCTAAGGCAAGGAACGGCGATAGCAATATGGTCAATTTGAAAATGGTCCATAAAAACACCCCTTGATTGCTTGTGTTTTCTTCGGGTAAACTAAAAAGTAGTTGATTTGGGGAGGAATGGAGATGCCGCGTAAATTCCAGCGCCTGATTGTGTATATCATGATTGCAACCTTAGTCATTGGCACGATTCTAACAGGAGCAGCAGGACTCGGTTTTTTCTAAGAAACAGTGCGCGAGAAGCGCACTGTTAAGGTTGTCGACAAAGTCGATAACCGCACTCAGACTGATAGAAAACGTTTGTCAGACGAGGAGTGCCGCCGAGGGAAGATGCGAATAGAACGGAGGTTCATGAGCATATGAGTGAGGCAAACGACGAAGTATGCGAGCGTTTGTCTACAGTCTGAACAGTGCGCGAGAAGCGCACTGTTCTAATTTATTAGCCCCGCTTCCTTCGCAATCGCTTGGAAGGAGCGATGTTCGTTGACAATGAATATTTTGCTGCCGATGTCAACTTTTTCGTAAAGTCGTTCAATCGTCGGATTTGCGAGACGAATACAACCTGCAGACGCGCTATACCCGATTGAACCTGGTCGGTTAGTGCCATGTAGCCCATATGTCCGGCCTGCCGTTCCTAAGGCATCAAAACCGATCCATCTGCTTCCTAATGGATTACGGGCATCTCCACCGGGAATATTTTTTTTGCGGTAATAAGGCTGTTCTACTTTAACTAAAACCGTAAACTGTCCAAGGGGCGTTTCATCCCCTTTTTTCCCAGTGGCGACAGGATGAAATTCCGCAATGTGGTTGGCTTCAATTAACGCGAGCGTATTTGTACGGACGTTGACGATGACACTCGCTTGCTCGACCTCCCAATCCGTATCACCAGGCATTTGCAAGGGCTGTAGCGGCATAACTAAAAATATGCACAAAAAAGACCATTTCACTTAATATGCCTCTCCTTTGACGGATCTTTCCATTAGGCTTTGCGAAATGGTCTTTTTTTATCCTGCTTGTTGCTCCAAAGCGCATCTTTCACTTGTAAATATTGTTCAAATTCATTCATCACATACAATAGTGATGACCTTGTTTCAAACTCCTCCCGCGTAGCCGGCAATGGCATAGCGCGAAAGGCTGCTTTTAGTTCTTCAAGCCGCAGCATAAAATAAGGAACAGAATTAGTCGGACTGACGGCAGCGCTCAATTCGCTTAAAAAATCGGCAATCGGCTCGCTTTGCGTTACCGCTCCCTCAAGGCTAGCTAAGTGCGGCATGATCCGTTCAATGATTTCTAATTGCTTTTCCCGCATGGCAAAGTAGTGATAATAATGGTCTTCTTCTCGCAACAAGTGGTTCTCCATTGCCTGAAGTGCGATTGTCTTGCTTTCTTTTAACAAATGGTCTGCTTCGGAAATTTCTTTGCCATCCCAGTCGCTCTCCCCATCTCGAATAAAAGCAGCCAATTCCTGCAAAATAACAGCCAGTTTTTGTTCAAATTCAATCCGATAGCGGCGAAGCACATTGTCTTTAGACGGCATATATAAGTTCATAAGCAGCGCTGTGCCAATACCAATCACAATGAGCTGAAGTTCGTTCAAGAAAAACGCAAATGTCGCCTGCTTTTGCGTGTAAAGATGCATGACAATAACAGAACTAGTGACTATGCCTTGCGCCGACTTTGCAACGAGTACAACCGGGATGAACAATAAAATAAACAGGCCAACAATGATCGGTTTGTAGCCCAATGCTTCAAACATGACCGCACTGATAACAATGCCAATCATACAGGCAACAAAACGTGCCCAAGAAACCAATAGTGAGTTTTTCCTCGTAACCGAAATACATAAAATCGTAATGATTGCTGCAGAACTGGCATAATCCAATTTCAATGCTTCAGCTATGCTTAAAGCAATCACGACACCAACAGCAGTCTTTAACGTGCGATAACCAATTTTAAATGGCATTTGATCCCTTTTTTCTCCAGTCGTTATGGTTGTAGTGTACCACGGAAACGACCGAAAATCGACTCGGGAATGCCCAACTTGCGGGACCTATTCTCTTTTTTCCTTTGTTTTGCGTTAGCTCAAACAACTACGTTCTTATGCTTGCAATAATAGTGAACGATTCAGCCACGCTTTATCCATAGGTTAACATGGCCGCTTTTTCGCGTACCATTGACCTGTTTTTCGTTGTCATTGGCAAGA is a genomic window of Shouchella clausii containing:
- the prli42 gene encoding stressosome-associated protein Prli42 encodes the protein MPRKFQRLIVYIMIATLVIGTILTGAAGLGFF
- a CDS encoding L,D-transpeptidase, which gives rise to MKWSFLCIFLVMPLQPLQMPGDTDWEVEQASVIVNVRTNTLALIEANHIAEFHPVATGKKGDETPLGQFTVLVKVEQPYYRKKNIPGGDARNPLGSRWIGFDALGTAGRTYGLHGTNRPGSIGYSASAGCIRLANPTIERLYEKVDIGSKIFIVNEHRSFQAIAKEAGLIN
- a CDS encoding VOC family protein, which codes for MDHFQIDHIAIAVPCLRTSLPLFEQALQATASREERLPHHLINAVFINGMGVGYELIEPHPSNVSLQRFLAKQNNRPAFHHIAFSVANIEAAIGMLKEKHVRFTSELPLIGSFGRKVAFIHPSSTGGVLVELCEGKT
- a CDS encoding aromatic acid exporter family protein encodes the protein MPFKIGYRTLKTAVGVVIALSIAEALKLDYASSAAIITILCISVTRKNSLLVSWARFVACMIGIVISAVMFEALGYKPIIVGLFILLFIPVVLVAKSAQGIVTSSVIVMHLYTQKQATFAFFLNELQLIVIGIGTALLMNLYMPSKDNVLRRYRIEFEQKLAVILQELAAFIRDGESDWDGKEISEADHLLKESKTIALQAMENHLLREEDHYYHYFAMREKQLEIIERIMPHLASLEGAVTQSEPIADFLSELSAAVSPTNSVPYFMLRLEELKAAFRAMPLPATREEFETRSSLLYVMNEFEQYLQVKDALWSNKQDKKRPFRKA